In a genomic window of Aeromicrobium panaciterrae:
- a CDS encoding cytochrome P450, whose product MTETVSDNAAYVARSEATWRDPWPMYAALRDHDPVHHVVPECAPENDYWVLTRHAQVHEAARDFTTFSSANGLTIEYDELEKTGMADNPPMVMQDPPAHTEFRRLVSRGFTPRQVEAVEPAVREFVRERLQRLADAGEGDIVEELFKPLPSMVVAYYLGVPEEDRGQFDVWTEAIFEASAGEGFAAGGDAIADLMVYFTDLIARRRTDPEDDTISHLVSSGMGVEGDDEGLMSILGFAFTMVAGGNDTTTGMLGGAVQLLTQNPDQRALLLEDPSRVPDSVDEFLRLTSPVQALARTATKDVELDDKVIPAGRKVLLLYGAANRDERAYGPDAGALDVLRRPQQIMTFSHGAHHCLGAAAARMQARVALEELLAFCPTFEVDIDAVTWAPGSYVRRPTSVPFRSAS is encoded by the coding sequence ATGACAGAGACTGTGTCCGATAACGCCGCCTATGTCGCTCGCTCCGAGGCAACGTGGCGAGACCCGTGGCCGATGTACGCCGCCCTGCGCGACCACGACCCTGTGCACCACGTCGTGCCTGAATGCGCACCGGAGAACGACTACTGGGTGCTGACCCGCCATGCTCAGGTCCACGAGGCGGCACGCGACTTCACCACGTTCTCGTCAGCCAACGGCCTCACGATCGAATACGACGAGCTCGAGAAGACCGGCATGGCCGACAACCCGCCGATGGTCATGCAGGACCCTCCGGCGCACACCGAGTTCCGTCGTCTCGTGTCACGCGGATTCACCCCGCGCCAGGTCGAGGCGGTCGAGCCTGCCGTACGAGAGTTCGTTCGAGAGCGCCTGCAGCGACTCGCAGATGCTGGCGAGGGAGACATCGTCGAGGAGCTGTTCAAGCCTCTGCCAAGCATGGTCGTCGCCTACTACCTCGGCGTGCCCGAAGAGGACCGTGGCCAGTTCGACGTCTGGACCGAAGCCATCTTCGAGGCATCCGCCGGCGAGGGATTCGCCGCAGGCGGCGATGCCATCGCCGACCTGATGGTCTACTTCACCGATCTGATCGCGCGCCGACGTACCGATCCAGAGGACGACACCATTTCGCACCTCGTCTCCAGCGGTATGGGGGTGGAGGGCGACGACGAGGGCCTGATGTCGATCCTTGGTTTCGCCTTCACCATGGTCGCCGGCGGCAACGACACCACCACCGGAATGCTCGGCGGCGCCGTTCAGCTGTTGACCCAGAACCCGGACCAGCGCGCCCTCCTGCTTGAGGATCCGAGCCGGGTGCCCGACAGCGTCGACGAGTTCCTCCGGCTGACCTCCCCCGTGCAGGCGCTGGCTCGTACCGCCACCAAGGACGTCGAGCTGGACGACAAGGTCATACCAGCCGGACGCAAGGTGCTGCTGTTGTACGGAGCGGCCAACCGCGACGAGCGTGCCTACGGACCCGACGCTGGCGCCCTCGATGTGCTCCGCCGTCCGCAGCAGATCATGACGTTCTCGCACGGCGCCCATCACTGCCTCGGTGCTGCTGCGGCCCGAATGCAGGCACGAGTCGCCCTCGAGGAACTGCTCGCGTTCTGTCCCACCTTCGAGGTCGACATCGACGCCGTCACCTGGGCGCCGGGGAGCTACGTACGGCGACCGACCTCCGTGC